The Mauremys reevesii isolate NIE-2019 linkage group 1, ASM1616193v1, whole genome shotgun sequence genome has a segment encoding these proteins:
- the CBY2 gene encoding protein chibby homolog 2, protein MNHQMQRAEPDMDYIPPRVKLSDETFVFVDGKWVSETYNQPPFASQQKHYNKKMQNDWTLWEENKALWEENKALRIENKALREENKTLQCLRTQNKAIQVIYDETLQQVLQKENKPFPIFQERNIGFQVSQENKALQVVREKNMALQVLREETQAVPVFQKETKATPIKEESKDDVPAFQEDSKANPIQDESKAGSALQKKSNSVQDIWEESKAVPVQEENKAAPGIQEENVALQAVQKLNQTLQALLKENQTLLEEKKAIQALQEENKVFWEENNKLKLQLTVVKGIVSEIMARMEILQKELSALSPVQCNEMRKPDRCW, encoded by the coding sequence ATGAATCACCAGATGCAACGGGCAGAACCAGATATGGATTACATTCCCCCACGGGTCAAGCTAAGTGATGAGACATTTGTCTTTGTAGATGGCAAATGGGTGAGTGAGACCTATAATCAGCCACCTTTTGCTTCCCAACAGAAACATTACAACAAGAAGATGCAGAATGACTGGACTCTGTGGGAGGAGAACAAAGCACTCTGGGAAGAGAACAAGGCCCTCCGTATTGAAAACAAGGCCCTCAGGGAGGAGAACAAAACTCTCCAGTGCCTCCGGACACAGAACAAAGCCATCCAGGTTATTTATGATGAGACCCTCCAGCAGGTTCTCCAGAAGGAGAACAAGCCCTTCCCAATCTTCCAAGAAAGGAACATAGGCTTCCAGGTCAGCCAAGAGAACAAGGCCCTTCAGGTTGTTCGAGAAAAGAATATGGCTTTACAGGTACTCCGGGAGGAGACCCAAGCTGTCCCAGTCTTCCAGAAGGAGACCAAAGCTACCCCAATCAAAGAGGAGAGCAAGGATGATGTCCCTGCCTTCCAGGAGGACAGTAAAGCTAACCCAATCCAAGATGAGAGCAaggctggctcagccctccagaaAAAGAGTAATTCTGTCCAGGACATCTGGGAAGAAAGCAAAGCTGTCCCAGTTCAGGAGGAGAACAAGGCTGCCCCAGGCATCCAGGAGGAAAATGTGGCTCTCCAGGCTGTCCAGAAGCTAAACCAAACCCTCCAGGCCCTGCTAAAAGAGAACCAGACTCTTCTGGAAGAGAAAAAGGCAATCCAGGCTCTTCAGGAAGAGAACAAAGTCTTCTGGGAAGAGAACAATAAGTTGAAGCTGCAGCTAACTGTAGTGAAAGGCATAGTGTCAGAGATTATGGCCCGGATGGAAATACTGCAAAAAGAGCTCAGTGCCCTTTCTCCTGTGCAGTGTAATGAGATGAGGAAGCCAGACAGGTGCTGGTAA